Proteins co-encoded in one Gossypium arboreum isolate Shixiya-1 chromosome 11, ASM2569848v2, whole genome shotgun sequence genomic window:
- the LOC128284040 gene encoding uncharacterized protein LOC128284040 gives SDRQKSYADLKRKDIEYQVGDKVFLKVSPWKKVLRFGRKGKLSPRFIGPYEVSERVGPVAYRLILPPELEKIHNVFHVSMLRRYRSDPSHVIAPSEIEIQPNLSYEEEPVCIMKREVKELRNRKIPLVKVLWHKHGMEEATWELEDSMKERYPS, from the coding sequence tcggatcgccaaaagtcgtatgcggatttgaaaagaaaagatattgaatatcaagttggagacaaggtctttctcaaagtttcaccttggaagaaggtgcttagatttggtcgtaagggcaaattgagtccgaggttcatcgggccatatgaagtgtccgaacgagttgggccagttgcatatcgattaattttgccccctgagctcgaaaagattcacaacgtttttcatgtctcgatgcttcgacgatataggtctgatccatcgcacgtaattgctccatctgagattgagatccagcctaatttgagctatgaagaggaaccggtttgcattatgaagcgtgaagtaaaggaattgcgcaataggaaaatcccgttagtgaaggtgttgtggcataaacacggaatggaagaagccacttgggaacttgaagactctatgaaagagcgatacccgagc